A stretch of the Papaver somniferum cultivar HN1 chromosome 6, ASM357369v1, whole genome shotgun sequence genome encodes the following:
- the LOC113289940 gene encoding eukaryotic translation initiation factor 4E-1-like, with translation MALVDSIAGLSLEEEIRASLIVGEGEIEEGEITGDESDHSTSPNTIIPHQPHVLEHSWTFWFDSPAAKQKQSTWGSSIRPVHTFGTVEEFWSLYNNIHKPSKLAVGADFHCFKHKIEPKWEDPICANGGKWTISFPRGKSDTSWLYTLLAMIGEQFDNGDEICGAVINVRGKQEKISIWTKNATNETAQVSIGKQWKEFLDYNESIGFIFHDDAKKAERFAKSKYTV, from the exons ATGGCGTTAGTCGATTCGATTGCCGGTCTTAGTTTAGAAGAGGAAATTAGGGCATCCTTGATTGTGGGTGAAGGAGAAATCGAAGAAGGTGAAATTACTGGAGATGAATCTGATCATTCCACCTCTCCGAATACAATAATTCCTCATCAGCCTCATGTTTTAGAACATTCTTGGACTTTCTGGTTTGATAGTCCTGCTGCTAAACAAAAGCAATCTACTTGGGGTAGCTCCATTCGACCTGTTCATACCTTTGGTACTGTCGAGGAGTTTTGGAG CCTGTACAATAATATACATAAACCAAGCAAGTTAGCTGTTGGAGCAGATTTTCATTGCTTCAAGCACAAAATTGAACCAAAATGGGAAGACCCTATATGTGCAAATGGAGGGAAGTGGACCATAAGTTTTCCTAGAGGGAAATCTGATACATCCTGGTTGTACACG TTGTTGGCTATGATTGGGGAGCAGTTTGATAATGGTGATGAAATATGTGGAGCTGTTATTAATGTCAGGGGTAAGCAGGAGAAAATATCTATATGGACCAAAAATGCTACAAATGAAACTGCACAA GTGAGCATTGGGAAACAGTGGAAGGAGTTTCTTGATTACAATGAGAGCATAGGATTCATCTTCCAT GACGATGCTAAAAAGGCAGAGAGGTTCGCCAAGAGCAAATATACAGTTTGA